In a single window of the Plodia interpunctella isolate USDA-ARS_2022_Savannah chromosome 26, ilPloInte3.2, whole genome shotgun sequence genome:
- the Syx17 gene encoding uncharacterized protein Syx17 isoform X6 translates to MRRAVSTSACARSRRTRGAWRRSCGRCSGSSTLCGGRSARKTAVASTSSPNARATSRCAPSSTIWRRRRSPRPRAPRTPWACSRSSTTGAEIYMGRDVLAVQEQQEQQEQQEQELRSREAVLRGWSELQGEVRALHDAWQHVQAAALAQRQLVDSASSNIETTSDNVVAARADLSVAEKLRVGAYGAGGALCGALVGGPLGALVGAKAAAAAGLAGSALGYAAARLLGARRRRQIDCDKDE, encoded by the exons ATGAGGAGAGCGGTGAGTACGTCCGCGTGCGCGCGGAGCAGACGCACGCGCGGCGCGTGGCGGCGCAGCTGCGGGCGCTGCTCGGGGAGCTCGACGCTCTGCGGCGGCAG GTCCGCTCGGAAGACCGCAGTCGCTTCGACGAGCTCACCAAACGCTCGCGCGACCTCACGCTGCGCGCCATCGTCGACTATCTGg AGACGCCGCCGCAGCCCGCGGCCGCGCGCTCCTCGGACTCCGTGGGCGTGCTCGCGCAGCTCGACGACAGG aGCGGAGATATACATGGGCCGTGACGTATTGGCTGTGCAGGAACAGCAGGAACAGCAGGAACAGCAGGAGCAGGAGCTGCGGTCGCGCGAGGCGGTGCTGCGCGGCTGGAGCGAGCTGCAGGGCGAGGTGCGCGCGCTGCACGACGCCTGGCAGCACGTGCAGGCGGCTGCGCTCGCGCAGAGACAACTC GTTGATTCGGCGTCTAGCAACATCGAAACTACTTCTGACAACGTGGTTGCCGCTCGCGCCGACCTGTCCGTAGCTGAAAA ACTGCGTGTGGGCGCATACGGCGCAGGCGGCGCACTGTGCGGGGCGCTGGTGGGGGGCCCGCTGGGGGCGCTGGTGGGCGCCAAGGCTGCGGCCGCGGCGGGGCTGGCCGGCTCCGCGCTGGGGTACGCGGCCGCGCGGCTGCTGGGCGCGCGTCGCCGGCGACAGATTGATTGTGACAAGGACGAGTGA
- the Syx17 gene encoding uncharacterized protein Syx17 isoform X1 encodes MDEENKLPLKRVELSLSKFNEVAIPHHLDLLRQHKANILKYEESGEYVRVRAEQTHARRVAAQLRALLGELDALRRQVRSEDRSRFDELTKRSRDLTLRAIVDYLGIIESSCRSLVSMGSTPRRILETPPQPAAARSSDSVGVLAQLDDREQQEQQEQQEQELRSREAVLRGWSELQGEVRALHDAWQHVQAAALAQRQLVDSASSNIETTSDNVVAARADLSVAEKLRVGAYGAGGALCGALVGGPLGALVGAKAAAAAGLAGSALGYAAARLLGARRRRQIDCDKDE; translated from the exons atggATGAAGAAAATAAGTTGCCATTGAAACGCGTGGAGCTCTCTTTGTCGAAGTTCAACGAAGTAGCTATTCCGCATCATTTGGACTTATTGCGCCAGCATAAGGCCAATATTCTCAAG TATGAGGAGAGCGGTGAGTACGTCCGCGTGCGCGCGGAGCAGACGCACGCGCGGCGCGTGGCGGCGCAGCTGCGGGCGCTGCTCGGGGAGCTCGACGCTCTGCGGCGGCAG GTCCGCTCGGAAGACCGCAGTCGCTTCGACGAGCTCACCAAACGCTCGCGCGACCTCACGCTGCGCGCCATCGTCGACTATCTGg GCATCATAGAGAGCAGTTGTAGATCGCTCGTGTCTATGGGCAGCACGCCGCGCCGCATTCTCG AGACGCCGCCGCAGCCCGCGGCCGCGCGCTCCTCGGACTCCGTGGGCGTGCTCGCGCAGCTCGACGACAGG GAACAGCAGGAACAGCAGGAACAGCAGGAGCAGGAGCTGCGGTCGCGCGAGGCGGTGCTGCGCGGCTGGAGCGAGCTGCAGGGCGAGGTGCGCGCGCTGCACGACGCCTGGCAGCACGTGCAGGCGGCTGCGCTCGCGCAGAGACAACTC GTTGATTCGGCGTCTAGCAACATCGAAACTACTTCTGACAACGTGGTTGCCGCTCGCGCCGACCTGTCCGTAGCTGAAAA ACTGCGTGTGGGCGCATACGGCGCAGGCGGCGCACTGTGCGGGGCGCTGGTGGGGGGCCCGCTGGGGGCGCTGGTGGGCGCCAAGGCTGCGGCCGCGGCGGGGCTGGCCGGCTCCGCGCTGGGGTACGCGGCCGCGCGGCTGCTGGGCGCGCGTCGCCGGCGACAGATTGATTGTGACAAGGACGAGTGA
- the Syx17 gene encoding uncharacterized protein Syx17 isoform X5: MDEENKLPLKRVELSLSKFNEVAIPHHLDLLRQHKANILKYEESGEYVRVRAEQTHARRVAAQLRALLGELDALRRQCRRSARKTAVASTSSPNARATSRCAPSSTIWEQQEQQEQQEQELRSREAVLRGWSELQGEVRALHDAWQHVQAAALAQRQLVDSASSNIETTSDNVVAARADLSVAEKLRVGAYGAGGALCGALVGGPLGALVGAKAAAAAGLAGSALGYAAARLLGARRRRQIDCDKDE; encoded by the exons atggATGAAGAAAATAAGTTGCCATTGAAACGCGTGGAGCTCTCTTTGTCGAAGTTCAACGAAGTAGCTATTCCGCATCATTTGGACTTATTGCGCCAGCATAAGGCCAATATTCTCAAG TATGAGGAGAGCGGTGAGTACGTCCGCGTGCGCGCGGAGCAGACGCACGCGCGGCGCGTGGCGGCGCAGCTGCGGGCGCTGCTCGGGGAGCTCGACGCTCTGCGGCGGCAG TGTCGCAGGTCCGCTCGGAAGACCGCAGTCGCTTCGACGAGCTCACCAAACGCTCGCGCGACCTCACGCTGCGCGCCATCGTCGACTATCTGg GAACAGCAGGAACAGCAGGAACAGCAGGAGCAGGAGCTGCGGTCGCGCGAGGCGGTGCTGCGCGGCTGGAGCGAGCTGCAGGGCGAGGTGCGCGCGCTGCACGACGCCTGGCAGCACGTGCAGGCGGCTGCGCTCGCGCAGAGACAACTC GTTGATTCGGCGTCTAGCAACATCGAAACTACTTCTGACAACGTGGTTGCCGCTCGCGCCGACCTGTCCGTAGCTGAAAA ACTGCGTGTGGGCGCATACGGCGCAGGCGGCGCACTGTGCGGGGCGCTGGTGGGGGGCCCGCTGGGGGCGCTGGTGGGCGCCAAGGCTGCGGCCGCGGCGGGGCTGGCCGGCTCCGCGCTGGGGTACGCGGCCGCGCGGCTGCTGGGCGCGCGTCGCCGGCGACAGATTGATTGTGACAAGGACGAGTGA
- the Syx17 gene encoding uncharacterized protein Syx17 isoform X4, translating to MRRAVSTSACARSRRTRGAWRRSCGRCSGSSTLCGGSKEHQVETVNTEQCRRSARKTAVASTSSPNARATSRCAPSSTIWRRRRSPRPRAPRTPWACSRSSTTGAEIYMGRDVLAVQEQQEQQEQQEQELRSREAVLRGWSELQGEVRALHDAWQHVQAAALAQRQLVDSASSNIETTSDNVVAARADLSVAEKLRVGAYGAGGALCGALVGGPLGALVGAKAAAAAGLAGSALGYAAARLLGARRRRQIDCDKDE from the exons ATGAGGAGAGCGGTGAGTACGTCCGCGTGCGCGCGGAGCAGACGCACGCGCGGCGCGTGGCGGCGCAGCTGCGGGCGCTGCTCGGGGAGCTCGACGCTCTGCGGCGGCAG TAAAGAGCATCAAGTAGAGACGGTGAACACAGAACAGTGTCGCAGGTCCGCTCGGAAGACCGCAGTCGCTTCGACGAGCTCACCAAACGCTCGCGCGACCTCACGCTGCGCGCCATCGTCGACTATCTGg AGACGCCGCCGCAGCCCGCGGCCGCGCGCTCCTCGGACTCCGTGGGCGTGCTCGCGCAGCTCGACGACAGG aGCGGAGATATACATGGGCCGTGACGTATTGGCTGTGCAGGAACAGCAGGAACAGCAGGAACAGCAGGAGCAGGAGCTGCGGTCGCGCGAGGCGGTGCTGCGCGGCTGGAGCGAGCTGCAGGGCGAGGTGCGCGCGCTGCACGACGCCTGGCAGCACGTGCAGGCGGCTGCGCTCGCGCAGAGACAACTC GTTGATTCGGCGTCTAGCAACATCGAAACTACTTCTGACAACGTGGTTGCCGCTCGCGCCGACCTGTCCGTAGCTGAAAA ACTGCGTGTGGGCGCATACGGCGCAGGCGGCGCACTGTGCGGGGCGCTGGTGGGGGGCCCGCTGGGGGCGCTGGTGGGCGCCAAGGCTGCGGCCGCGGCGGGGCTGGCCGGCTCCGCGCTGGGGTACGCGGCCGCGCGGCTGCTGGGCGCGCGTCGCCGGCGACAGATTGATTGTGACAAGGACGAGTGA
- the Syx17 gene encoding uncharacterized protein Syx17 isoform X3, translated as MDEENKLPLKRVELSLSKFNEVAIPHHLDLLRQHKANILKYEESGEYVRVRAEQTHARRVAAQLRALLGELDALRRQVRSEDRSRFDELTKRSRDLTLRAIVDYLETPPQPAAARSSDSVGVLAQLDDREQQEQQEQQEQELRSREAVLRGWSELQGEVRALHDAWQHVQAAALAQRQLVDSASSNIETTSDNVVAARADLSVAEKLRVGAYGAGGALCGALVGGPLGALVGAKAAAAAGLAGSALGYAAARLLGARRRRQIDCDKDE; from the exons atggATGAAGAAAATAAGTTGCCATTGAAACGCGTGGAGCTCTCTTTGTCGAAGTTCAACGAAGTAGCTATTCCGCATCATTTGGACTTATTGCGCCAGCATAAGGCCAATATTCTCAAG TATGAGGAGAGCGGTGAGTACGTCCGCGTGCGCGCGGAGCAGACGCACGCGCGGCGCGTGGCGGCGCAGCTGCGGGCGCTGCTCGGGGAGCTCGACGCTCTGCGGCGGCAG GTCCGCTCGGAAGACCGCAGTCGCTTCGACGAGCTCACCAAACGCTCGCGCGACCTCACGCTGCGCGCCATCGTCGACTATCTGg AGACGCCGCCGCAGCCCGCGGCCGCGCGCTCCTCGGACTCCGTGGGCGTGCTCGCGCAGCTCGACGACAGG GAACAGCAGGAACAGCAGGAACAGCAGGAGCAGGAGCTGCGGTCGCGCGAGGCGGTGCTGCGCGGCTGGAGCGAGCTGCAGGGCGAGGTGCGCGCGCTGCACGACGCCTGGCAGCACGTGCAGGCGGCTGCGCTCGCGCAGAGACAACTC GTTGATTCGGCGTCTAGCAACATCGAAACTACTTCTGACAACGTGGTTGCCGCTCGCGCCGACCTGTCCGTAGCTGAAAA ACTGCGTGTGGGCGCATACGGCGCAGGCGGCGCACTGTGCGGGGCGCTGGTGGGGGGCCCGCTGGGGGCGCTGGTGGGCGCCAAGGCTGCGGCCGCGGCGGGGCTGGCCGGCTCCGCGCTGGGGTACGCGGCCGCGCGGCTGCTGGGCGCGCGTCGCCGGCGACAGATTGATTGTGACAAGGACGAGTGA
- the LOC128681083 gene encoding RNA-binding protein 25-like isoform X2 translates to MSYPPRPPMVPYGIAPSVVTVPMATHVMVGAYGAGGRGALLPAPASKAVIARGPTRNNGAKDSSEGPPVTVFIGNITSRAPEPMIRALLGACGPVLSWKRVSTFGFCEFASPEAALRCVRLLHDRPLADKKLLARTDGKMQALVDTYKTEQRSRLEAAERGADGYLDARQRALDDAAARKLQQIMLDYQHDINNYEAKQKEEQLSKTARVLEEADISEEKRDVIHREIGKFRESMKEEADVVVRRKKDSKDERDRDRERERDRDRDRDRDRDRDRDRERDRDKDKDRRRRSTSRGKDRREERDKEREERDREREREREREREREREREVREREREREIRERERERERERERERERERERERSRERERERERDRERSRGRSRSEADSRREKEMEEEAREKKRREKKAKEKEAAYQDRLRNWESRERRKAKEYEKEKERERCREEEREKEAKRLKEFLEDYDDERDDHKYYKGKELQRRLGARVREAEADGRERAREERELEQLRRCVFGERAADDGEAAAAFERLRRQHEDQYRPRLLLPPAAQALRQRERNESRARGLRAAARRQLPRGAETIDSDSSRHSPQSSEGGTTPPRPPTPELRERQHRHSAGDSNTESPAVNSPITISFSNSYSPHHNNDGTLAMSRRVLAALDDEPASPPARVKDRKEKDKERLKDKEEKLKRCTPPPMDKHADKHADKHADKHADKHADKHTDKHADKHGDKQTDKQTDKQSDDKRKQVKSLIDKIPTQKSQLFQYKLDTSQIDSVLMEKKIRPWINKKIIEYIGEPEPTLVDFICSKVVAGSAPQGILDDVQMVLDDEAEVFVVKMWRLLIYELEAKRQGLHK, encoded by the exons ATGTCGTACCCACCTCGGCCGCCGATGGTGCCGTACGGGATAGCGCCCAGTGTGGTGACGGTGCCAATGGCCACGCAC GTGATGGTGGGCGCGTACGGTGCGGGCGGGCGCGGCGCGCTGCTGCCGGCGCCGGCCAGCAAGGCTGTGATCGCGCGCGGGCCCACGCGCAACAACGGCGCCAAGGACAGCAGCGAGGGGCCGCCCGTCACTGTCTTCATAG GCAACATAACGTCACGCGCGCCGGAGCCCATGATCCGCGCGCTGCTGGGCGCGTGCGGGCCCGTGCTGAGCTGGAAGCGCGTGTCCACGTTCGGGTTCTGCGAGTTCGCGTCGCCCGAGGCGGCGCTGCGCTGCGTGCGGCTGCTGCACGACCGCCCGCTCGCCGACAAGAAGCTGCTGGCGCGCACCGACGGCAAGATGCAGGCGCTCGTCGACACCTACAAGA CGGAGCAGCGGTCGCGGCTGGAGGCGGCGGAGCGCGGCGCGGACGGGTACCTGGACGCGCGCCAGCGAGCGCTGGACGACGCGGCCGCGCGCAAGCTGCAGCAGATCATGCTGGACTACCAGCACGACATCAACAACTACGAGGCCAAGCAGAAAG AGGAGCAGCTGTCGAAGACGGCGCGGGTGCTGGAGGAGGCCGACATCTCGGAGGAGAAGCGTGACGTCATCCACCGCGAGATCGGCAAGTTCCGCGAGAGCATGAAG GAGGAGGCGGACGTGGTGGTGCGCCGCAAGAAGGACAGCAAGGACGAGCGGGACCGGGACCGCGAGCGCGAGCGGGACCGGGACCGGGACCGGGACCGCGACCGGGACCGCGACCGGGACCGCGAGCGGGACAGAGACAAGGATAAGGACAGGAGGCGCAGGAGCACTTCTAG GGGCAAGGATCGTCGCGAGGAGCGAGACAAGGAGCGCGAGGAGCGCGACCGGGAGCGAGAGCGGGAGAGGGAGAgggagagggagagagagagggagag GGAAGTGAGAGAACGAGAAAGGGAGCGCGAGATACgcgagagggagagagagcgCGAGCGCGAGCGGGAAAG GGAGCGGGAAAGAGAACGCGAGCGGGAGCGATCGCGCGAGCGCGAGCGCGAGCGCGAGCGAGACCGCGAGCGCTCGCGCGGGCGCTCGCGCAGCGAGGCTGACTCGCGCCGGGAGAAGGAGATGGAGGAGGAGGCGCGGGAGAAGAAGAGGAGGGAGAAGAAGGCAAAGGAGAAGGAGGCCGCCTACCAGGACAG ACTACGCAACTGGGAGAGCCGTGAGCGGCGCAAAGCGAAAGAGTATGAGAAGGAGAAGGAGCGAGAGAGATGCCGCGAGGAGGAGAGGGAGAAGGAGGCCAAGCGGTTGAAGGAGTTCCTCGAAGATTACGACGATGAGAGGGACGAccacaaatattacaaa GGCAAGGAGCTGCAGCGGCGGCTGGGCGCGCGCGTGCGCGAGGCTGAGGCGGACGGGAGGGAGCGCGCGCGCGAGGAGCGGGAGCTGGAGCAGCTGCGGCGCTGCGTGTTCGGGGAGCGCGCGGCGGACGACGGCGAGGCGGCCGCGGCCTTCGAGCGGCTGCGGCGCCAGCACGAGGACCAGTACCGCCCGCGTCTGCTGCTGCCTCCCGCCGCGCAGGCGCTGCGGCAGCGCGAGCGCAACGAG AGTCGCGCCCGCGGGCtgcgggcggcggcgcggcgacAGCTGCCGCGCGGCGCCGAGACCATCGACTCCGACTCCAGCCGCCACTCGCCGCAG AGCTCGGAGGGCGGAACCACGCCGCCGCGGCCGCCCACGCCGGAGCTGCGCGAGCGACAGCACAGACAC AGCGCGGGCGACAGCAACACGGAGAGCCCGGCCGTCAACTCCCCGATCACGATCAGCTTCAGCAACTCCTACAGCCCCCACCACAACAACG ACGGCACGCTGGCGATGTCCCGGCGCGTGCTGGCGGCGCTGGACGACGAGCCCGCATCGCCGCCCGCGCGAG TCAAAGATAGGAAAGAAAAAGACAAAGAACGGTTGAAAGACAAAGAGGAGAAGTTGAAGCGCTGCACGCCGCCGCCTATGGACAAGCACGCAGACAAGCACGCAGATAAGCACGCAGACAAGCACGCAGACAAGCATGCAGACAAGCACACAGATAAGCACGCAGACAAGCACGGAGACAAGCAGACAGACAAGCAGACGGACAAGCAGAGCGACGACAAACGGAAGCAGGTCAAGAGTCTCATCGACAAGATTCCGACGCAGAAGTCGCAGCTGTTCCAGTACAAGCTGGACACGTCGCAG ATCGACTCTGTGCTGATGGAGAAGAAGATCCGGCCGTGGATCAACAAGAAGATCATCGAGTACATCGGCGAGCCCGAGCCCACGCTCGTCGACTTCATCTGCAGCAAG GTGGTGGCGGGGTCGGCGCCGCAGGGCATCCTGGACGACGTGCAGATGGTGCTGGACGACGAGGCCGAGGTGTTCGTGGTCAAGATGTGGCGCCTCCTCATCTACGAGCTGGAGGCCAAGCGCCAGGGCCTGCACAAGTGA
- the Syx17 gene encoding uncharacterized protein Syx17 isoform X2, which produces MDEENKLPLKRVELSLSKFNEVAIPHHLDLLRQHKANILKYEESGEYVRVRAEQTHARRVAAQLRALLGELDALRRQCRRSARKTAVASTSSPNARATSRCAPSSTIWRRRRSPRPRAPRTPWACSRSSTTGAEIYMGRDVLAVQEQQEQQEQQEQELRSREAVLRGWSELQGEVRALHDAWQHVQAAALAQRQLVDSASSNIETTSDNVVAARADLSVAEKLRVGAYGAGGALCGALVGGPLGALVGAKAAAAAGLAGSALGYAAARLLGARRRRQIDCDKDE; this is translated from the exons atggATGAAGAAAATAAGTTGCCATTGAAACGCGTGGAGCTCTCTTTGTCGAAGTTCAACGAAGTAGCTATTCCGCATCATTTGGACTTATTGCGCCAGCATAAGGCCAATATTCTCAAG TATGAGGAGAGCGGTGAGTACGTCCGCGTGCGCGCGGAGCAGACGCACGCGCGGCGCGTGGCGGCGCAGCTGCGGGCGCTGCTCGGGGAGCTCGACGCTCTGCGGCGGCAG TGTCGCAGGTCCGCTCGGAAGACCGCAGTCGCTTCGACGAGCTCACCAAACGCTCGCGCGACCTCACGCTGCGCGCCATCGTCGACTATCTGg AGACGCCGCCGCAGCCCGCGGCCGCGCGCTCCTCGGACTCCGTGGGCGTGCTCGCGCAGCTCGACGACAGG aGCGGAGATATACATGGGCCGTGACGTATTGGCTGTGCAGGAACAGCAGGAACAGCAGGAACAGCAGGAGCAGGAGCTGCGGTCGCGCGAGGCGGTGCTGCGCGGCTGGAGCGAGCTGCAGGGCGAGGTGCGCGCGCTGCACGACGCCTGGCAGCACGTGCAGGCGGCTGCGCTCGCGCAGAGACAACTC GTTGATTCGGCGTCTAGCAACATCGAAACTACTTCTGACAACGTGGTTGCCGCTCGCGCCGACCTGTCCGTAGCTGAAAA ACTGCGTGTGGGCGCATACGGCGCAGGCGGCGCACTGTGCGGGGCGCTGGTGGGGGGCCCGCTGGGGGCGCTGGTGGGCGCCAAGGCTGCGGCCGCGGCGGGGCTGGCCGGCTCCGCGCTGGGGTACGCGGCCGCGCGGCTGCTGGGCGCGCGTCGCCGGCGACAGATTGATTGTGACAAGGACGAGTGA
- the LOC128681083 gene encoding RNA-binding protein 25-like isoform X1, producing the protein MSYPPRPPMVPYGIAPSVVTVPMATHLQSDTCEPVSQVMVGAYGAGGRGALLPAPASKAVIARGPTRNNGAKDSSEGPPVTVFIGNITSRAPEPMIRALLGACGPVLSWKRVSTFGFCEFASPEAALRCVRLLHDRPLADKKLLARTDGKMQALVDTYKTEQRSRLEAAERGADGYLDARQRALDDAAARKLQQIMLDYQHDINNYEAKQKEEQLSKTARVLEEADISEEKRDVIHREIGKFRESMKEEADVVVRRKKDSKDERDRDRERERDRDRDRDRDRDRDRDRERDRDKDKDRRRRSTSRGKDRREERDKEREERDREREREREREREREREREVREREREREIRERERERERERERERERERERERSRERERERERDRERSRGRSRSEADSRREKEMEEEAREKKRREKKAKEKEAAYQDRLRNWESRERRKAKEYEKEKERERCREEEREKEAKRLKEFLEDYDDERDDHKYYKGKELQRRLGARVREAEADGRERAREERELEQLRRCVFGERAADDGEAAAAFERLRRQHEDQYRPRLLLPPAAQALRQRERNESRARGLRAAARRQLPRGAETIDSDSSRHSPQSSEGGTTPPRPPTPELRERQHRHSAGDSNTESPAVNSPITISFSNSYSPHHNNDGTLAMSRRVLAALDDEPASPPARVKDRKEKDKERLKDKEEKLKRCTPPPMDKHADKHADKHADKHADKHADKHTDKHADKHGDKQTDKQTDKQSDDKRKQVKSLIDKIPTQKSQLFQYKLDTSQIDSVLMEKKIRPWINKKIIEYIGEPEPTLVDFICSKVVAGSAPQGILDDVQMVLDDEAEVFVVKMWRLLIYELEAKRQGLHK; encoded by the exons ATGTCGTACCCACCTCGGCCGCCGATGGTGCCGTACGGGATAGCGCCCAGTGTGGTGACGGTGCCAATGGCCACGCAC CTACAGAGTGACACGTGTGAGCCTGTGTCGCAGGTGATGGTGGGCGCGTACGGTGCGGGCGGGCGCGGCGCGCTGCTGCCGGCGCCGGCCAGCAAGGCTGTGATCGCGCGCGGGCCCACGCGCAACAACGGCGCCAAGGACAGCAGCGAGGGGCCGCCCGTCACTGTCTTCATAG GCAACATAACGTCACGCGCGCCGGAGCCCATGATCCGCGCGCTGCTGGGCGCGTGCGGGCCCGTGCTGAGCTGGAAGCGCGTGTCCACGTTCGGGTTCTGCGAGTTCGCGTCGCCCGAGGCGGCGCTGCGCTGCGTGCGGCTGCTGCACGACCGCCCGCTCGCCGACAAGAAGCTGCTGGCGCGCACCGACGGCAAGATGCAGGCGCTCGTCGACACCTACAAGA CGGAGCAGCGGTCGCGGCTGGAGGCGGCGGAGCGCGGCGCGGACGGGTACCTGGACGCGCGCCAGCGAGCGCTGGACGACGCGGCCGCGCGCAAGCTGCAGCAGATCATGCTGGACTACCAGCACGACATCAACAACTACGAGGCCAAGCAGAAAG AGGAGCAGCTGTCGAAGACGGCGCGGGTGCTGGAGGAGGCCGACATCTCGGAGGAGAAGCGTGACGTCATCCACCGCGAGATCGGCAAGTTCCGCGAGAGCATGAAG GAGGAGGCGGACGTGGTGGTGCGCCGCAAGAAGGACAGCAAGGACGAGCGGGACCGGGACCGCGAGCGCGAGCGGGACCGGGACCGGGACCGGGACCGCGACCGGGACCGCGACCGGGACCGCGAGCGGGACAGAGACAAGGATAAGGACAGGAGGCGCAGGAGCACTTCTAG GGGCAAGGATCGTCGCGAGGAGCGAGACAAGGAGCGCGAGGAGCGCGACCGGGAGCGAGAGCGGGAGAGGGAGAgggagagggagagagagagggagag GGAAGTGAGAGAACGAGAAAGGGAGCGCGAGATACgcgagagggagagagagcgCGAGCGCGAGCGGGAAAG GGAGCGGGAAAGAGAACGCGAGCGGGAGCGATCGCGCGAGCGCGAGCGCGAGCGCGAGCGAGACCGCGAGCGCTCGCGCGGGCGCTCGCGCAGCGAGGCTGACTCGCGCCGGGAGAAGGAGATGGAGGAGGAGGCGCGGGAGAAGAAGAGGAGGGAGAAGAAGGCAAAGGAGAAGGAGGCCGCCTACCAGGACAG ACTACGCAACTGGGAGAGCCGTGAGCGGCGCAAAGCGAAAGAGTATGAGAAGGAGAAGGAGCGAGAGAGATGCCGCGAGGAGGAGAGGGAGAAGGAGGCCAAGCGGTTGAAGGAGTTCCTCGAAGATTACGACGATGAGAGGGACGAccacaaatattacaaa GGCAAGGAGCTGCAGCGGCGGCTGGGCGCGCGCGTGCGCGAGGCTGAGGCGGACGGGAGGGAGCGCGCGCGCGAGGAGCGGGAGCTGGAGCAGCTGCGGCGCTGCGTGTTCGGGGAGCGCGCGGCGGACGACGGCGAGGCGGCCGCGGCCTTCGAGCGGCTGCGGCGCCAGCACGAGGACCAGTACCGCCCGCGTCTGCTGCTGCCTCCCGCCGCGCAGGCGCTGCGGCAGCGCGAGCGCAACGAG AGTCGCGCCCGCGGGCtgcgggcggcggcgcggcgacAGCTGCCGCGCGGCGCCGAGACCATCGACTCCGACTCCAGCCGCCACTCGCCGCAG AGCTCGGAGGGCGGAACCACGCCGCCGCGGCCGCCCACGCCGGAGCTGCGCGAGCGACAGCACAGACAC AGCGCGGGCGACAGCAACACGGAGAGCCCGGCCGTCAACTCCCCGATCACGATCAGCTTCAGCAACTCCTACAGCCCCCACCACAACAACG ACGGCACGCTGGCGATGTCCCGGCGCGTGCTGGCGGCGCTGGACGACGAGCCCGCATCGCCGCCCGCGCGAG TCAAAGATAGGAAAGAAAAAGACAAAGAACGGTTGAAAGACAAAGAGGAGAAGTTGAAGCGCTGCACGCCGCCGCCTATGGACAAGCACGCAGACAAGCACGCAGATAAGCACGCAGACAAGCACGCAGACAAGCATGCAGACAAGCACACAGATAAGCACGCAGACAAGCACGGAGACAAGCAGACAGACAAGCAGACGGACAAGCAGAGCGACGACAAACGGAAGCAGGTCAAGAGTCTCATCGACAAGATTCCGACGCAGAAGTCGCAGCTGTTCCAGTACAAGCTGGACACGTCGCAG ATCGACTCTGTGCTGATGGAGAAGAAGATCCGGCCGTGGATCAACAAGAAGATCATCGAGTACATCGGCGAGCCCGAGCCCACGCTCGTCGACTTCATCTGCAGCAAG GTGGTGGCGGGGTCGGCGCCGCAGGGCATCCTGGACGACGTGCAGATGGTGCTGGACGACGAGGCCGAGGTGTTCGTGGTCAAGATGTGGCGCCTCCTCATCTACGAGCTGGAGGCCAAGCGCCAGGGCCTGCACAAGTGA